A genomic segment from Dasypus novemcinctus isolate mDasNov1 chromosome X, mDasNov1.1.hap2, whole genome shotgun sequence encodes:
- the CBLL2 gene encoding LOW QUALITY PROTEIN: E3 ubiquitin-protein ligase Hakai (The sequence of the model RefSeq protein was modified relative to this genomic sequence to represent the inferred CDS: inserted 5 bases in 3 codons; deleted 1 base in 1 codon; substituted 3 bases at 3 genomic stop codons) yields the protein MGYQALGSVSLGGLDVSRGIPLKLISEXGNKAKLLPQTARTISRMPADEEEFDDNEEGLADNKEGKLLGIKKNAFEDCKINIIGEKDCLPVHFCEKCELPIKIYGRMIPCKHVFCYGCAILYKKKGDKTCPGCSNPVLRTEKHSRGSVFMCGTIQGCKRTYLSERDLQAHVNHRHKRAGKPVTHAPPVKVRLHDASPPIEMTDGFXMLSDKHNMSQSPPKQCTMMPPKHYSQPQKNLHTPPAESSPPSPPPLSVHQETFSISIRKHSNLIVPIQDESNPGAKESPLPTPACAYHHPEYQSXPVIWHPHPLKLLKQHYTSHPPPSPPGGHLKSYPSQASGTSHMVYSQVSPLPVTSDTPLVISPSEYIISQVSPFRNHSPPGSFLLQNDGPPISICPLHYYNPNSLTQSTEDQXKLNPPFTQMEEMSLGYCLYQEKLPSPPPRXQRPPSWTPLPESHYXDQTRYGP from the exons ATGGGTTACCAGGCGCTGGGTTCTGTATCATTGGGTGGTCTTGATGTTAGCAGAGGAATTCCTTTAAAGCTCATTTCCGAATAAGGGAACAAAGCCAAACTTTTGCCTCAAACTGCAAGGACTATAAGCAGGATGCCTGCTgacgaagaagaatttgatgatAATGAAGAAGGACTGGCCGACAATAAAGAGGGTAAACTGctgggaataaagaaaaatgcttttGAGGACTGTAAGATAAACATCATAGGTGAAAAGGATTGTTTACCAGTTCATTTCTGTGAGAAATGTGAATTACCTATCAAAATCTATGGGCGAATGATTCCATGCAAGCATGTTTTTTGCTATGGCTGtgctattttatataaaaaaaagggagataagaCGTGTCCAGGCTGTAGTAATCCTGTGCTGCGAACTGAGAAGCATTCACGAGGTTCGGTCTTCATGTGTGGTACTATCCAAGGATGCAAGAGAACATATTTGTCCGAAAGAGACTTACAGGCTCATGTCAACCATCGCCATAAGAGAGCTGGAAAACCTGTTACTCATGCTCCACCTGTAAAAGTTCGTCTTCATGATGCCTCACCACCGATTGAGATGACTGATGGTT AAATGCTGTCAGACAAGCACAATATGAGCCAGAGTCCACCAAAGCAGTGCACCATGATGCCACCAAAGCACTATAGTCAGCCACAGAAGAATCTTCATACTCCTCCAGCAGAATCGTCTCCACCTTCACCTCCGCCTCTTTCTGTCCACCAGGAAACCTTTAGTATTTCAATAAGAAAACACAGCAATTTGATTGTCCCTATTCAAGATGAATCAAATCCAGGTGCTAAGGAATCACCACTTCCTACCCCAGCATGTGCTTATCATCATCCTGAATATCAGAGTTAACCCGTGATATGGCACCCTCATCCTCTTAAGCTTCTAAAGCAACATTATACATCACACCCACCTCCTTCACCACCAGGAGGCCATCTAAAGTCATATCCTtcccaggcctcggggacttctCACATGGTTTATAGCCAAGTGTCACCTCTACCAGTGACCTCAGATACACCATTGGTAATCTCTCCCtctgaatatatt atttcccAGGTGTCACCTTTTAGGAATCATTCTCCTCCAGGATCTTTCCTACTTCAAAATGATGGTCCACCTATAAGTATTTGCCCTCTTCACTATTATAATCCTAACTCTTTAACTCAGTCCACTGAAGACCA GAAACTTAACCCTCCATTTACACAAATGGAGGAAATGAGTCTTGGTTATTGCCTGTATCAAGAGAAGTTACCATCTCCACCCCCCAG GCAGAGACCACCTTCTTGGACCCCTCTTCCTGAGTCACATTATTAAGATCAGACAAGATATGGACCATAG